A window from Gottschalkiaceae bacterium SANA encodes these proteins:
- a CDS encoding PTS sugar transporter subunit IIC, which produces MENLKSFLVKKNVEISVKRYLIDALGFMAYGLFASLIVGSILNMIGLKLGIPFLSETLWPLAKSMTGPAIAVAVAYGLQAPPLVLFASIIPGAAGAALGGPVGAFLASLVGTECGKLISKETKLDIIITPSVTILIGSLVGTLVGPGINAFMTKFGQMIVYATELQPIPMGLIISVLMGIALTLPISSAAIGIMLGLKGLAAGAATVGCCCQMIGFAAISFQENGWNGVFAQGLGTSMLQIPNIVRNWKIWIPSILASAILGPLSTTVFKMENTPIGSGMGTSGLVGQFGSIEAMEAAGRSGINLYGPILLLHFILPIVITLFIAKALRNTGAIQNNDLKLNLS; this is translated from the coding sequence TTGGAAAATTTAAAAAGCTTTTTAGTCAAAAAGAATGTAGAAATCAGTGTGAAGCGTTATTTAATTGATGCTTTGGGATTTATGGCCTACGGTCTCTTTGCATCCTTGATCGTCGGCAGCATCCTCAATATGATTGGTCTAAAACTAGGAATTCCCTTTCTAAGCGAAACCCTTTGGCCTCTAGCAAAATCCATGACCGGACCGGCGATTGCCGTCGCTGTCGCCTACGGTTTACAGGCTCCGCCTTTGGTTCTTTTCGCCTCCATCATTCCCGGTGCTGCTGGTGCTGCGCTTGGCGGACCCGTTGGTGCCTTTCTTGCCAGCCTCGTAGGCACAGAATGCGGAAAACTTATTTCCAAGGAAACAAAACTTGATATCATTATTACACCATCCGTTACCATCTTGATCGGCTCCTTAGTAGGAACCCTCGTCGGTCCTGGTATCAACGCCTTTATGACAAAATTTGGCCAAATGATTGTATATGCTACAGAACTTCAGCCCATTCCCATGGGCTTGATCATCTCCGTACTCATGGGCATCGCTCTAACCCTTCCCATTAGCAGTGCCGCCATCGGCATTATGCTTGGGCTTAAGGGTCTTGCCGCTGGTGCTGCTACAGTAGGCTGCTGTTGTCAAATGATTGGATTCGCAGCCATCAGTTTTCAAGAAAACGGTTGGAACGGAGTCTTTGCCCAGGGCTTGGGTACTTCCATGCTACAAATTCCCAATATCGTTCGCAATTGGAAGATCTGGATCCCATCCATCCTTGCATCTGCTATTCTTGGGCCACTGTCAACAACGGTCTTCAAAATGGAGAATACACCCATCGGGTCCGGCATGGGTACAAGTGGTTTGGTCGGCCAATTCGGAAGCATAGAAGCTATGGAAGCAGCTGGAAGAAGCGGCATCAACCTCTACGGCCCCATCCTTTTACTTCACTTTATCCTGCCCATAGTGATCACCTTATTCATTGCCAAAGCATTAAGAAATACGGGCGCTATACAAAATAACGATCTAAAACTAAACCTGTCATAA